A window from uncultured Desulfobacter sp. encodes these proteins:
- a CDS encoding exopolyphosphatase, translating into MDSMTKYAAIDIGSNAVRLLLAMVSEEEFGLRVKKISWMRMPIRLGEDAFLQGKISDERACKLVKTMDGFAKLIAAYQPVAVKACATSAMRSAQNGRQVCRQIREQAGLNIEIINGRQEARYLFQNRHQIMTSSEKSALFVDVGGGSTEITLFFDGRVQASRSFNLGTIRLLNNRARQQDWDRMRSWLKKITRGHQPVEAIGSGGNINKLFKLAKGRPGTWVTRKKIKQIRDELAGYEIEERMKRFNLKPDRADVIIPGARIYLKAMTWGRCEKIHVPMQGLADGMIRVLHDQRMQAQSEETPVDAPAIETEQAAT; encoded by the coding sequence ATGGATTCAATGACAAAGTACGCCGCCATCGACATCGGTTCCAATGCCGTTCGTCTGCTGTTAGCCATGGTCTCAGAAGAAGAATTCGGACTTCGGGTTAAAAAAATATCCTGGATGCGCATGCCCATACGTTTGGGAGAAGATGCGTTTTTGCAGGGCAAAATCTCGGATGAACGGGCCTGCAAACTTGTGAAAACCATGGACGGTTTTGCAAAGCTGATTGCCGCATATCAGCCTGTGGCCGTAAAGGCCTGTGCCACCTCGGCCATGCGGTCCGCCCAGAACGGCCGGCAGGTATGCCGTCAAATCCGGGAACAGGCCGGTTTGAACATTGAGATTATCAACGGCAGACAGGAAGCCCGGTATCTTTTTCAGAACCGCCACCAAATCATGACCTCATCGGAAAAATCCGCTCTGTTTGTGGATGTGGGGGGTGGCAGCACGGAAATTACGCTGTTCTTCGACGGCAGGGTCCAGGCCAGCCGGTCCTTTAATCTGGGCACCATTCGTCTGCTCAACAACCGGGCCCGGCAGCAGGACTGGGATCGTATGAGATCCTGGTTGAAAAAAATCACCCGGGGCCACCAGCCTGTGGAGGCCATCGGCAGCGGCGGGAATATCAATAAACTGTTTAAACTGGCCAAGGGCCGTCCCGGGACATGGGTGACGCGAAAAAAGATCAAACAAATCCGGGATGAACTGGCGGGCTATGAGATAGAAGAACGGATGAAGCGGTTCAATTTAAAACCAGACCGGGCAGACGTTATCATCCCGGGTGCACGAATTTACCTGAAAGCCATGACCTGGGGCCGTTGCGAAAAAATCCATGTTCCCATGCAAGGGCTTGCCGACGGTATGATCCGGGTCCTGCACGACCAGAGGATGCAGGCGCAGTCCGAGGAAACACCGGTTGATGCTCCGGCGATCGAAACAGAACAGGCTGCGACCTGA
- a CDS encoding electron transfer flavoprotein subunit beta/FixA family protein has product MENNTLDIIVCIKQVPMVSELPWNSKTGTLKRELAQGMMDPASRLALEAALRLKKAGQTDGRTIQVIALTMGPPMAEEVLHQAVSLGADRGVLLTDRKMAGADTNLTSFILGRYIKMFKPDTGLVLCGAQTSDSETAQVGPQLACELDFPAIGWASDIQLAQKTVVVTRLVDDFMETLEMDLPGLVTIDQGAFVPRYAGLAGVAQAFAAPQIEVVDADRLELDNDFNALKDSPTRILDVFSPATQKESRVLKGAAKTVVDQLFTDYGKVISSAMGKDLKKK; this is encoded by the coding sequence ATGGAAAATAACACACTTGATATCATAGTATGCATCAAACAGGTGCCCATGGTGTCCGAACTGCCCTGGAATTCCAAAACCGGCACCCTGAAACGCGAACTTGCCCAGGGTATGATGGACCCCGCCTCCCGCCTTGCTTTGGAAGCGGCGCTGCGCCTGAAAAAAGCAGGGCAGACCGATGGGCGCACTATCCAGGTGATCGCACTGACCATGGGACCGCCCATGGCCGAAGAGGTGCTGCACCAGGCAGTGTCTCTGGGCGCAGACCGGGGTGTACTGCTCACGGACCGGAAAATGGCCGGGGCCGATACCAATCTCACCTCTTTTATTCTGGGCCGCTATATAAAAATGTTTAAACCGGATACCGGTCTTGTGCTGTGCGGTGCCCAGACCAGTGACAGTGAAACGGCCCAGGTGGGTCCCCAGCTGGCCTGTGAACTGGATTTTCCGGCCATCGGCTGGGCATCGGATATTCAGCTGGCCCAGAAAACGGTTGTGGTCACCCGGCTGGTGGATGATTTTATGGAGACCCTGGAGATGGATCTGCCGGGCCTTGTGACCATAGACCAGGGCGCGTTCGTCCCCCGCTATGCAGGGCTTGCCGGTGTGGCCCAGGCCTTTGCCGCGCCCCAAATTGAGGTTGTGGATGCCGATCGCCTGGAACTGGACAACGATTTTAATGCCCTGAAAGATTCGCCCACCCGTATTCTGGATGTGTTTTCCCCTGCCACCCAAAAGGAGAGCCGGGTGCTCAAAGGGGCTGCGAAAACCGTTGTGGACCAGCTGTTCACCGATTATGGAAAAGTGATCAGTTCGGCCATGGGCAAAGATTTGAAAAAGAAATGA
- a CDS encoding CYTH domain-containing protein — MKEIERKFLLAKMPDIDPQSTTCIRQGYITQSRDSVEIRLRQKGDAFFMTFKRGQGLVRDEAEIKIDEADFNHLWPLTRDRRVEKQRSKAILENSLVAEIDEFSGALSGLLLCEVEFGDETQAKAFVPPQWFGADVTEDGRYKNKSLAENGLP, encoded by the coding sequence ATGAAAGAGATAGAACGAAAATTCCTGCTCGCAAAAATGCCGGACATTGACCCGCAGTCCACCACCTGTATACGCCAGGGCTATATTACCCAATCCCGGGATTCTGTTGAGATCAGGCTTCGTCAGAAAGGCGATGCATTTTTCATGACCTTTAAACGGGGCCAGGGACTTGTGCGCGATGAAGCGGAGATCAAAATTGATGAAGCGGATTTTAATCATCTATGGCCGTTGACCCGGGATCGCCGGGTGGAAAAACAACGGTCCAAGGCTATTCTTGAGAACAGCCTTGTGGCTGAGATTGATGAATTTTCAGGTGCGCTTTCAGGGCTTTTATTATGCGAGGTGGAGTTCGGTGATGAAACCCAGGCCAAGGCGTTTGTTCCGCCCCAATGGTTTGGGGCGGATGTGACCGAAGACGGCCGGTATAAAAATAAAAGCCTTGCTGAGAATGGGCTTCCCTAA
- a CDS encoding AAA family ATPase has protein sequence MKLIACYSNKGGVGKTATSVNLAYASALSGNRTLLCDLDPQGASGFYFRVKPSKKLKNNTFFEDTKKFADAIRESDYENLDLLPANMSFRDFDIFLSRMKKSRSRLNKVLKPVDGEYDVVLLDCPPNISLLSENVFKVADRIVVPVIPTTLSQRTLEQLYAFFKQQGYKSSKIFPFFSMVQQSKSLHVETMEEIRGEHEQVMKTWIPFSTHIERMGVYRAPALTYAGKEGAVAAYAQLWQEVQS, from the coding sequence ATGAAACTGATTGCCTGTTATTCCAATAAGGGCGGTGTGGGAAAAACCGCAACCTCGGTCAACCTGGCATATGCCAGCGCATTAAGCGGCAACCGGACCCTTTTGTGCGACCTTGATCCCCAGGGCGCATCGGGATTTTATTTTCGGGTGAAGCCCTCAAAAAAATTGAAAAACAACACCTTTTTTGAAGACACAAAAAAATTTGCCGATGCCATCAGGGAAAGCGATTATGAAAATCTGGACCTTTTACCGGCCAATATGAGCTTCAGGGATTTTGATATTTTTCTGTCCCGGATGAAAAAGAGCCGATCCCGGCTGAATAAGGTCTTAAAACCTGTGGACGGCGAATATGATGTTGTCCTGTTGGACTGCCCCCCCAATATTTCGCTGCTTTCGGAAAATGTATTCAAGGTGGCGGACCGCATTGTGGTGCCGGTGATCCCCACCACATTGTCCCAGAGAACCCTGGAGCAACTCTATGCATTTTTCAAACAACAAGGGTATAAATCATCCAAGATCTTTCCGTTTTTTTCCATGGTTCAGCAGAGTAAATCCCTGCACGTCGAGACCATGGAAGAGATCCGGGGTGAACATGAACAGGTGATGAAAACCTGGATACCTTTTTCAACCCATATCGAACGCATGGGCGTCTACCGGGCACCGGCCCTCACCTATGCCGGTAAAGAAGGGGCGGTGGCTGCCTACGCACAATTGTGGCAGGAAGTTCAAAGTTAA
- a CDS encoding flavodoxin family protein, whose product MNILLLQGGAKKNGNTAQVLKWVNEELINLGHDVETVYLHPKNLKGCMGCAKCKEIKDAPGCIQQDDMSEILEKMIKAQAVVFSSPLYFWGVNAQLKAVIDRTYSLYATAPEHISLVEGQRQGLLMTGGGPFENNAAEAFTAFGRMQKYHKSINAAELFVGGCSTPDQLEDSVKDQACEFARKLVGQI is encoded by the coding sequence ATGAATATACTGCTGCTGCAGGGCGGTGCCAAAAAAAATGGAAACACGGCACAGGTACTTAAATGGGTGAACGAGGAACTGATCAATCTTGGCCATGATGTGGAAACCGTTTATCTGCACCCAAAAAATCTTAAAGGGTGTATGGGCTGTGCAAAATGCAAAGAGATCAAAGATGCCCCGGGCTGTATTCAACAGGATGACATGTCTGAAATCCTGGAAAAAATGATCAAGGCCCAGGCCGTTGTCTTCTCTTCCCCCTTATATTTCTGGGGCGTGAATGCCCAGCTCAAAGCCGTCATTGACCGGACATACAGCCTGTATGCCACGGCACCGGAACACATCTCCCTTGTGGAGGGCCAGCGCCAGGGCCTGTTGATGACAGGCGGCGGACCGTTTGAGAACAATGCGGCAGAAGCCTTCACGGCATTCGGCAGGATGCAGAAATACCACAAATCAATTAACGCCGCAGAGTTGTTCGTGGGCGGCTGCTCAACCCCGGACCAGTTGGAGGATTCCGTCAAAGATCAGGCGTGTGAATTTGCCCGCAAACTGGTGGGCCAAATTTAA
- a CDS encoding electron transfer flavoprotein subunit alpha/FixB family protein, with product MSKKSTGKDIWVLGDYRNYFKNRVTLQILARARALAEKTGGQVCGVVFGHDVAGYAGEYIAHGADRVYVIDHPRLKSYGIETFTNLLIRLAREMTPDIILIGATRFGQEVAPRVAKMLDTGLTADCIDLEIDDENWLVQVAPSFGGNLIARILTPNARPQMATVRPGTFQELPHDDKARGEVVAFDFPEDLPVERVRCTHSEYRPAKAMGIEKADIVITGGRGMGSKGKFKKLFDLASLLNAEVGATRPVVHAGWVDHEALVGQAGKHIRPKVLFSFGISGAIQHTAALMDADFIVAVNKNPDAMMMKLADVAIVADANQVCSGIIRALKEKIRD from the coding sequence ATGTCAAAAAAATCAACCGGCAAAGATATCTGGGTCCTTGGGGATTATCGCAACTATTTTAAAAACCGGGTCACGCTCCAGATCCTTGCCAGGGCCAGGGCCCTTGCCGAAAAGACGGGCGGACAGGTGTGCGGGGTGGTGTTTGGCCATGATGTGGCCGGATATGCCGGCGAATATATCGCCCATGGCGCGGACCGGGTGTATGTGATTGATCATCCAAGGCTTAAATCCTATGGTATCGAAACGTTTACCAATCTGTTGATCCGGCTGGCCCGGGAGATGACTCCGGACATTATTTTGATCGGGGCCACCCGGTTCGGACAGGAAGTGGCACCCCGGGTGGCAAAGATGCTGGACACAGGTCTCACGGCTGACTGTATTGATCTTGAAATCGACGATGAGAACTGGCTTGTCCAGGTTGCCCCTTCCTTTGGGGGCAACCTCATTGCGCGGATACTTACGCCCAATGCGCGTCCACAGATGGCAACCGTGCGGCCCGGCACCTTCCAGGAACTACCCCATGATGATAAGGCCCGGGGCGAAGTGGTTGCCTTTGATTTTCCCGAAGATCTGCCCGTTGAGCGGGTTCGATGCACCCATTCGGAATACCGGCCTGCCAAAGCCATGGGCATTGAAAAGGCGGATATTGTGATCACCGGGGGCAGGGGGATGGGCTCCAAGGGTAAGTTTAAAAAATTATTCGACCTTGCAAGCCTGCTCAATGCCGAGGTCGGGGCCACCCGGCCTGTTGTCCATGCCGGGTGGGTGGACCACGAGGCCCTCGTGGGACAGGCCGGTAAGCATATCCGGCCCAAGGTGCTCTTCTCCTTTGGTATATCCGGGGCCATCCAGCACACGGCTGCGCTGATGGATGCCGATTTTATTGTAGCGGTGAATAAAAATCCCGATGCCATGATGATGAAACTTGCGGATGTGGCCATTGTAGCCGATGCCAACCAGGTCTGTTCAGGGATTATCCGGGCGTTGAAAGAGAAGATCCGGGATTGA
- a CDS encoding CHAD domain-containing protein, with protein MTLPPSQTFMLSAGINVKKINALLKDANMTLAGAACEPPDKDEEGTVLDTFDAAVYNSGALLIQTESNLTRIGWSGDVTVQLAPASKWQFARQLPEGPVRDLLLNLSALRAFTPVGQVTITRDTLSLLDDEQKTCCRIESVTLNRGKFIWTWLRTRPMRGYNDSHTLICDILKNMGNPVLPAQALKLRISDYTSKPVIQLSETAPARQSLCTIVQTFLQVTRQNEPGLIDDLDTEFLHQWRVSLRKVRSVLTLFKGVVDTETLDRLKLDFKEIMQDTNMMRDRDVYLLSKDDYFALVPPQAHPGLGVLFDLLQQDRDEAYGKVKAMLKSKEYKKQIKSIQKLFENPKALPKGPKADAPSKVFAGDLVLKRYKKVCKLAKNITEKTPDETIHELRIQCKKLRYLIESAQPLFDDMSVKKLLKTLKGLQDHLGSFNDQSVQQATLAQCLERYPETGPNATALAESIGALTAMLYRKQLAERQMILDNLSSFYSPDTQMAFNDLFDLKITTTKQAKPQVESQGDKDL; from the coding sequence ATGACTCTGCCTCCTTCGCAAACGTTTATGCTTTCGGCCGGCATCAATGTCAAAAAGATAAATGCCCTGTTAAAAGATGCCAATATGACCCTGGCAGGTGCCGCATGTGAGCCCCCGGATAAGGATGAAGAGGGGACGGTTTTGGATACCTTTGATGCTGCGGTTTACAATTCGGGCGCGCTTTTAATCCAGACGGAATCTAATCTGACCAGGATCGGCTGGTCAGGAGATGTAACGGTACAGCTGGCGCCGGCCTCAAAATGGCAGTTTGCCCGGCAGCTTCCCGAAGGCCCTGTGCGGGATTTGCTTTTAAATCTCTCCGCCCTGCGGGCCTTTACACCGGTCGGCCAGGTGACCATCACCCGGGACACCCTATCTCTTCTGGATGACGAGCAAAAAACCTGCTGCCGCATTGAATCGGTCACTTTGAATCGTGGAAAGTTTATCTGGACCTGGCTTCGAACCCGTCCCATGCGCGGTTACAACGACAGCCACACCCTGATCTGCGACATTTTGAAAAATATGGGAAACCCGGTGCTTCCGGCACAGGCGCTTAAGCTCAGGATTTCTGACTATACATCCAAGCCGGTGATTCAGCTGTCTGAAACGGCCCCTGCCAGACAAAGCCTTTGTACGATCGTCCAGACCTTTTTGCAGGTCACACGACAGAATGAGCCAGGGCTCATTGATGATCTGGACACCGAGTTTCTCCACCAGTGGCGGGTCAGTCTGCGCAAAGTGCGTTCCGTGCTTACACTGTTCAAAGGGGTAGTGGACACCGAAACCCTTGATCGGTTGAAGCTGGATTTCAAGGAGATCATGCAGGATACCAACATGATGCGTGACCGGGATGTTTACCTGTTGTCCAAGGACGATTATTTTGCCCTGGTCCCCCCCCAGGCCCACCCCGGCCTTGGGGTGCTGTTTGATCTGCTTCAGCAGGATCGGGATGAGGCCTATGGAAAGGTTAAGGCCATGCTCAAGTCCAAGGAATACAAAAAACAGATAAAATCCATTCAGAAATTGTTTGAAAATCCAAAAGCTTTGCCCAAAGGTCCCAAGGCCGATGCGCCCTCCAAAGTCTTTGCTGGGGACCTTGTTTTGAAACGATATAAAAAAGTGTGCAAGCTTGCCAAAAATATTACCGAGAAAACCCCGGATGAAACGATTCATGAACTGCGTATCCAGTGCAAAAAGTTGCGCTACCTGATTGAATCGGCCCAGCCTCTATTTGACGATATGTCGGTAAAGAAATTGCTTAAAACACTCAAAGGTCTTCAGGACCATTTAGGCAGTTTTAACGATCAGTCTGTCCAGCAGGCCACCTTGGCCCAGTGTCTTGAGCGTTATCCGGAAACAGGACCCAATGCCACGGCCCTGGCCGAAAGTATCGGGGCCTTGACGGCCATGCTCTACCGCAAACAGCTGGCAGAACGGCAGATGATTCTCGACAACCTGTCTTCGTTTTACAGCCCGGATACACAGATGGCCTTTAATGACCTGTTCGATTTAAAGATAACAACGACCAAACAAGCCAAACCCCAGGTTGAGTCACAGGGAGATAAAGATTTATGA
- a CDS encoding ribbon-helix-helix protein, CopG family yields the protein MVKTKKVNTSLRLEKKVLKALKILAIEKETSVQAIIENLIHEYIKKNKGKSDQ from the coding sequence ATGGTAAAGACTAAAAAAGTGAATACGTCCCTAAGGTTAGAGAAGAAAGTGCTCAAAGCGCTTAAAATCCTGGCCATTGAAAAAGAGACCAGTGTTCAGGCCATTATTGAAAACTTGATCCATGAATACATAAAAAAGAACAAGGGAAAATCAGACCAATGA
- a CDS encoding IscA/HesB family protein, producing the protein MINVTKPAQEQVRQYFEGKELSPIRIFLNSAGCGGPSLAMALDEKKDTDAVFTFDGVEYIMDKDLLEKASPVDVDFEGTGFRLESSIKPPEGCSGCGSGSCCG; encoded by the coding sequence ATGATAAATGTAACCAAACCTGCCCAGGAGCAGGTCAGACAATATTTTGAAGGCAAGGAACTTTCCCCCATCAGGATTTTTCTCAACAGCGCCGGATGCGGCGGACCAAGTCTTGCCATGGCCCTGGACGAGAAAAAGGATACCGATGCCGTGTTCACCTTTGATGGTGTGGAGTACATTATGGATAAGGATCTGCTGGAAAAAGCAAGTCCGGTGGACGTTGATTTTGAAGGGACGGGCTTTCGCCTTGAATCTAGCATTAAGCCGCCTGAGGGGTGTTCAGGGTGCGGCAGTGGAAGCTGCTGTGGCTAA